A genomic segment from Lusitaniella coriacea LEGE 07157 encodes:
- the thrS gene encoding threonine--tRNA ligase yields the protein MDKQPMSNADNNEPLRLPRTSESETLKQIRHTTSHVMAMAVQKLFPKAQVTIGPWTESGFYYDFDNPESFTEKDLKAIKKEMDKIIKKKFPVIREEVTREEAERRIKELGEPYKLEILEGLQEPITLYHLGEAWWDLCAGPHLESTAELNPKAIALEMVAGAYWRGDENKAQLQRIYGTAWETPEQLVEYKRRKAEALKRDHRKLGKELGLFIFSDPVGPGLPLWTPKGTILRSTLEDYLKQEQIARGYLPVVTPHIARVDLFKVSGHWQNYKEDMFPMMAENEEEAAIERGFVLKPMNCPFHIQIYKSELRSYRDLPLRLAEFGTVYRYEQSGELGGLTRVRGFTVDDSHLFVTPEQLDDEFLKVVDLILSVFKALQLKNFKARLSFRDPESDKYIGSDEAWDKAENAIRRAVQHLGMDYFEATGEAAFYGPKLDFIFQDILDREWQLGTVQVDYILPERFELEYVAEDGSRQRPIMIHRAPFGSLERLIGILIEEYAGDFPLWLAPIQTRLLCVSDEFMGYAEEVVAKLKGAGIRAEVDRSGERLGKLIRNAEKSKIPVMAVVGGKEVENNSLSVRTRAEGDLGSIAVEEVLERLKTANTSRTNF from the coding sequence ATGGATAAACAGCCCATGTCTAACGCTGACAACAACGAACCCCTTCGCCTTCCTCGCACCAGCGAGTCCGAAACCTTAAAACAAATCCGCCACACCACCTCCCACGTCATGGCGATGGCGGTGCAAAAGCTGTTTCCCAAAGCACAAGTAACGATTGGTCCGTGGACGGAAAGCGGATTTTATTATGACTTTGATAATCCCGAATCCTTCACCGAAAAAGACTTAAAAGCCATCAAAAAAGAGATGGACAAGATTATCAAAAAGAAATTTCCGGTGATTCGGGAAGAAGTCACTCGCGAGGAAGCCGAACGTCGCATTAAAGAACTTGGCGAACCCTACAAGCTGGAAATTCTCGAAGGACTTCAAGAACCGATTACCCTCTACCACCTCGGCGAAGCGTGGTGGGATTTGTGCGCGGGACCCCATTTGGAAAGTACCGCAGAATTGAACCCCAAAGCGATCGCGCTGGAAATGGTTGCAGGCGCATACTGGCGCGGCGACGAGAACAAAGCGCAATTGCAACGCATCTATGGGACGGCGTGGGAAACTCCCGAACAACTCGTTGAATACAAGCGACGCAAAGCGGAGGCGCTAAAGCGGGATCACCGCAAGTTAGGTAAAGAACTGGGTTTATTTATCTTCTCCGATCCCGTGGGCCCTGGATTGCCCCTCTGGACTCCCAAAGGTACGATTTTGCGTTCGACCCTCGAAGACTACCTCAAACAAGAACAGATCGCGCGAGGCTATCTCCCCGTGGTCACGCCGCACATTGCTAGAGTGGATCTTTTCAAAGTTTCCGGACATTGGCAGAACTATAAAGAAGATATGTTCCCGATGATGGCGGAAAATGAGGAAGAAGCGGCAATTGAGCGAGGATTTGTCCTCAAACCAATGAACTGTCCCTTCCACATCCAAATTTATAAGAGCGAGTTGCGTTCCTATCGGGATTTACCCCTGCGCCTTGCGGAATTTGGCACGGTGTATCGTTACGAACAGTCTGGAGAGTTGGGGGGATTGACGCGGGTACGCGGCTTTACCGTAGATGATTCGCACCTGTTTGTCACCCCAGAACAACTGGATGATGAATTTCTCAAGGTAGTGGATTTAATTTTGTCGGTGTTTAAGGCGTTGCAGTTGAAGAATTTCAAGGCGCGTTTGAGTTTCCGGGATCCTGAATCCGATAAATATATTGGTTCCGATGAAGCTTGGGATAAAGCCGAAAATGCGATTCGTCGCGCCGTCCAGCATTTGGGGATGGATTACTTTGAAGCGACTGGAGAGGCGGCATTTTATGGCCCTAAACTCGATTTTATCTTCCAGGACATTCTGGATCGCGAATGGCAATTGGGAACGGTTCAGGTGGACTACATTCTTCCCGAACGGTTTGAATTGGAATATGTGGCTGAGGATGGTTCCCGCCAGCGTCCCATCATGATTCACCGCGCGCCCTTCGGCTCTCTGGAGCGATTGATCGGGATTTTGATTGAAGAATATGCCGGGGATTTCCCCCTATGGTTAGCACCCATTCAAACGCGATTGCTCTGCGTTAGCGATGAGTTTATGGGTTATGCCGAGGAAGTGGTTGCCAAGTTAAAAGGTGCGGGAATTCGCGCTGAAGTGGATCGCAGTGGGGAACGGCTGGGCAAACTGATTCGCAATGCAGAGAAGTCAAAAATACCCGTTATGGCGGTTGTAGGAGGGAAGGAGGTGGAAAACAACAGCCTGAGCGTTCGCACCCGTGCAGAAGGAGATTTAGGTTCAATCGCAGTTGAGGAGGTTCTCGAACGGTTGAAGACAGCCAATACTTCCCGCACGAATTTTTAG
- the truB gene encoding tRNA pseudouridine(55) synthase TruB: protein MNPSLFGFLNLNKPAGWTSHDCVAKVRRLLKIKKVGHGGTLDPLAIGVLPIAVGKATRLLQFLPDEKVYQARIRFGVQTTTDDLEGEIIETQPTDGLTFDRVQSPLEQFVGKIEQIPPAYSAIQQDGKRLYKLARAGKVVDVPPRCVEVHRIEVLAWHPGEFPELEVAIACGGGTYIRAIARDWGAALNIGGTLASLTRTHSCSLDLSGSLTLEQLATQTETNTFQPIQPDVPLAHLAEIALCDKDATRWCQGQRISCENPIPTSSDFLRIYRDGGQFLGISEFIQSEKILELVPKVVLVP, encoded by the coding sequence ATGAATCCTAGCCTTTTCGGTTTTTTAAACTTAAATAAACCTGCGGGTTGGACTTCTCACGATTGCGTTGCAAAAGTTCGACGATTGTTGAAGATCAAAAAAGTTGGGCATGGCGGAACTCTCGATCCCTTAGCGATAGGCGTTCTACCCATTGCTGTGGGAAAAGCAACACGACTGCTTCAATTTTTGCCTGACGAGAAAGTTTATCAAGCAAGAATTCGTTTTGGAGTGCAAACAACAACTGACGATCTCGAAGGAGAGATTATTGAGACGCAACCTACAGATGGTTTAACCTTCGATCGGGTGCAATCTCCTTTAGAACAATTTGTCGGCAAAATCGAGCAAATCCCCCCCGCCTACAGTGCGATTCAACAGGATGGGAAACGCTTGTACAAATTAGCAAGGGCGGGCAAAGTTGTAGATGTTCCGCCTCGTTGCGTCGAGGTACATCGTATTGAGGTGTTAGCTTGGCATCCGGGGGAGTTTCCGGAATTAGAAGTCGCGATCGCGTGTGGGGGAGGAACCTATATCCGCGCGATCGCGCGAGACTGGGGTGCAGCCCTCAACATTGGTGGAACTCTCGCCTCCCTCACCCGTACCCACAGTTGCAGTTTAGACCTCTCTGGCAGCCTCACCCTCGAACAACTTGCCACCCAAACCGAAACCAATACTTTTCAACCCATTCAACCCGACGTTCCCCTAGCGCATTTAGCCGAGATCGCTCTTTGCGATAAAGATGCGACACGATGGTGTCAAGGACAGCGTATTAGTTGCGAGAATCCCATTCCAACTTCCTCCGATTTTTTGCGTATTTATCGCGATGGCGGGCAATTTTTGGGCATCAGTGAATTCATTCAATCAGAGAAAATTCTTGAGTTAGTTCCCAAAGTGGTTTTAGTTCCTTGA
- a CDS encoding sensor histidine kinase: protein MNKLRLGTRLFLSHLLVMLVGLGTFALIAKYSSPRFFVLHLEQLESRGFFTVRSARTYLVEGFQQAWNRSTLWSVVVGVTAAGGLSYWISRRIMQPLHQMEVVTQKLAKGNLQERMPKSEIPELNQLRLSFNRMASSLEGVEQKRRELISDMTHELRTPLTVMRGYLEELADGTIDASPEIYQRLVRETRRLERLANDLQELSKAEAGYLPIHLQKVDLYPLLVSLVERFRDQLLEDGPVIQLDCANDLPLVCADRDRAEQILVNLLGNAIRYTPHGSITLRAQSKSRFLWVAVEDTGIGIAAEDLPFVFERFWRSERSRDRYSGGTGIGLAITRRLVELQGGQIQVESERDRGSIFAFSLPLA, encoded by the coding sequence GTGAATAAGCTGAGGTTGGGAACGCGCCTATTTCTGTCGCACTTACTGGTCATGCTTGTGGGGTTGGGAACTTTTGCCTTGATTGCAAAATATTCCTCACCTCGCTTTTTTGTGTTGCACCTGGAACAGTTGGAAAGCAGGGGATTTTTTACCGTTCGTTCGGCACGAACTTACTTAGTGGAAGGATTTCAACAGGCGTGGAATCGGAGTACCCTGTGGTCGGTGGTTGTGGGAGTGACTGCGGCGGGAGGATTGAGTTACTGGATTTCTCGGCGAATTATGCAACCCCTTCATCAAATGGAGGTTGTGACGCAAAAACTTGCGAAGGGAAATTTACAGGAGAGAATGCCCAAGAGTGAGATTCCAGAGTTGAACCAATTGCGGTTGAGTTTCAATCGTATGGCAAGCAGTCTCGAAGGGGTCGAGCAAAAACGGCGCGAGTTGATTAGCGACATGACTCACGAGTTGCGAACGCCGCTAACGGTGATGCGCGGTTATTTGGAAGAGTTGGCAGATGGAACGATTGACGCTTCTCCTGAGATTTATCAACGGCTGGTTCGGGAAACGCGGCGGCTAGAACGGCTTGCTAATGACCTTCAGGAGTTGTCGAAGGCGGAAGCGGGGTATTTACCCATTCACTTGCAAAAGGTGGATTTATACCCCTTGTTGGTGTCTTTGGTGGAACGATTTAGGGATCAGTTATTGGAAGATGGCCCGGTTATTCAATTGGATTGTGCCAACGATTTACCCCTGGTTTGCGCCGATCGCGATCGCGCGGAACAAATTTTAGTTAATTTATTAGGGAATGCGATCCGCTACACGCCACACGGTTCGATTACTCTGCGCGCGCAGTCAAAAAGTCGCTTTCTTTGGGTGGCGGTGGAAGATACGGGAATCGGGATTGCAGCAGAGGATTTACCCTTCGTTTTTGAGCGATTTTGGCGTTCGGAACGATCGCGCGATCGCTACTCCGGGGGAACGGGAATTGGTTTAGCCATCACTCGCCGTCTCGTCGAACTCCAAGGGGGTCAAATTCAAGTCGAAAGCGAGCGCGATCGCGGCAGTATTTTTGCCTTCTCCCTCCCCCTTGCTTAA
- a CDS encoding peptidoglycan-binding domain-containing protein: protein MEALAYCQLALSYEAEVGGDIPADGSAQSEILKRKHNNYLLGFTLALSVLGTTGEAFALIKQGDRGSEVKAVQTRLQQLGYFNANTTGYFGTITQASIIRFQRENGLTPDGIVGPKTQAMLDRVQSQSSARSSLRQGDRGEAVRSLQERLGIVGLFHSTPNGIFDLETDRAVKQFQEERGLTVDGIAGKQTQAALPPVGGSKPKTQEIAQTPEVTYLGEGSQGSGVRSLQQRLRGLGYYNGAVNGIFDRATKNAVIRFQEAQGLKPDGVVGPRTFALLGTAASARQAQPSQTRPTEPEVNYLGQGSQGPGVRSLQQRLRALGHYQDEVTGIYDVNTQEAVMRFQQAQGLRVDGVVGPRTLAVLGDAARNRQTARSAPSNTVVRAPSNPNGLSSQRVKDLQQRLQAQGFYNGPIDGIWGPQTQTALENAQRVYGVDSDDIMNNAL from the coding sequence ATGGAAGCTCTCGCGTATTGTCAGCTCGCCCTCTCCTATGAAGCTGAAGTAGGAGGGGATATTCCTGCTGATGGATCGGCTCAATCAGAAATCCTGAAGCGCAAACACAACAACTATCTTCTTGGTTTCACCCTCGCATTAAGCGTTTTAGGAACCACAGGAGAAGCCTTTGCGCTGATTAAACAAGGCGATCGCGGTTCGGAAGTCAAAGCCGTGCAAACCCGCTTGCAGCAATTGGGGTATTTCAATGCGAACACCACTGGCTATTTTGGCACGATTACCCAAGCTTCTATTATTCGTTTCCAGCGAGAAAACGGGCTAACCCCCGACGGAATTGTGGGTCCAAAGACCCAAGCCATGCTCGATCGCGTTCAATCTCAATCCAGCGCGAGATCGTCCTTACGGCAAGGCGATCGCGGCGAAGCAGTACGCTCCCTTCAAGAAAGATTGGGTATTGTCGGTCTTTTTCACAGCACCCCCAACGGAATCTTCGATCTAGAAACCGATCGCGCCGTCAAACAATTTCAGGAAGAACGCGGCTTAACAGTTGATGGAATCGCAGGCAAACAAACCCAAGCTGCCTTACCCCCAGTCGGAGGTTCTAAGCCCAAAACCCAAGAAATCGCGCAAACCCCTGAAGTCACCTATCTTGGCGAAGGAAGTCAAGGTTCGGGGGTACGTTCCTTGCAACAGCGCCTGCGCGGTCTAGGCTACTACAACGGCGCTGTCAACGGAATTTTCGATCGCGCAACCAAAAATGCCGTAATCCGCTTCCAAGAAGCTCAAGGCTTAAAACCCGATGGCGTTGTTGGGCCCAGAACCTTTGCACTCCTCGGTACTGCTGCTTCCGCGCGACAGGCGCAGCCTTCTCAAACCCGCCCAACAGAACCCGAAGTCAACTATCTCGGACAAGGCAGCCAAGGACCCGGCGTTCGCTCCTTGCAACAACGCTTGCGCGCTCTGGGACACTATCAAGACGAAGTTACGGGAATTTATGATGTTAATACCCAAGAAGCCGTAATGCGGTTTCAACAAGCTCAGGGATTGCGAGTAGATGGTGTTGTTGGACCCCGTACCCTTGCCGTATTGGGAGATGCCGCGCGAAATCGGCAAACCGCTCGATCTGCACCTTCTAACACAGTGGTTCGCGCCCCCTCCAACCCCAATGGTTTGAGTTCGCAGCGCGTCAAGGACTTACAGCAGCGCCTGCAAGCCCAGGGCTTTTACAACGGTCCCATTGATGGGATTTGGGGACCGCAAACCCAAACCGCTCTAGAAAACGCCCAGCGTGTTTATGGAGTGGATTCAGACGATATTATGAATAACGCCCTCTAG
- a CDS encoding peptidoglycan-binding domain-containing protein, protein METLAYLHLALTYEEALDSNECSSETSVSLKLKGRTLKKRGRYCLLALGAALGFLGTTTQAFALLKPGVENPTVTRVQKRLQELNYFDEEPTGYYGPITSTAVKEFQRDRGLDPDGMVGEETEAALFGQKATPFNEENFLSGTSELTPIESNSDSFIDENSTRTPISKPESLQETPTTISSQLLRLGARGQSVQTLQEKLRDEGFSPGIIDGVYGQQTQNAVMEFQRANGLDADGIVGKQTLSVLNLIASEPSPSLYERAVRNS, encoded by the coding sequence ATGGAAACATTAGCTTATTTACATCTAGCACTGACCTACGAGGAAGCACTCGATTCTAATGAGTGTTCGTCCGAAACCTCGGTATCGCTCAAGCTTAAAGGGCGAACCCTCAAAAAGCGCGGACGCTATTGCTTACTGGCATTGGGTGCGGCGTTAGGGTTTTTAGGAACCACAACCCAGGCATTTGCTTTGCTCAAACCGGGGGTAGAAAATCCAACGGTGACTCGCGTTCAAAAGCGCCTGCAAGAACTCAACTATTTTGATGAAGAACCGACCGGATATTATGGTCCAATTACTTCAACAGCCGTAAAAGAATTTCAGCGCGATCGCGGACTCGATCCCGATGGGATGGTTGGAGAAGAAACAGAAGCAGCACTTTTCGGTCAAAAAGCGACTCCCTTCAATGAAGAAAATTTCCTGAGCGGTACATCTGAACTGACTCCAATCGAGTCTAACAGCGATTCTTTCATCGACGAGAATTCAACGCGAACCCCGATTTCCAAACCCGAAAGCCTCCAAGAAACGCCAACTACAATTTCCTCGCAACTGCTACGCTTAGGCGCGCGAGGGCAATCCGTTCAAACCTTACAAGAAAAACTACGGGATGAAGGATTTTCCCCAGGAATTATTGATGGAGTCTACGGGCAACAAACTCAGAATGCTGTAATGGAGTTTCAGCGTGCCAACGGATTAGATGCAGACGGAATTGTCGGGAAACAAACCCTTTCTGTCTTGAATTTAATTGCTTCAGAACCCTCACCCAGTTTGTACGAGCGAGCGGTACGCAATTCTTAA